The Scatophagus argus isolate fScaArg1 chromosome 20, fScaArg1.pri, whole genome shotgun sequence genome window below encodes:
- the mpx gene encoding eosinophil peroxidase isoform X2 gives MLLSVLLVLGISLVPTHSKPAGEYLGSPLLKRCFQEAKNLVDDAYTFSREESLRRVRREVVSPHDALRLMKQPRGDTRSAVRSADYMAQTLRLLHERVHRVHKRSLNATDLLSAEDLRKLSEISGCAGRVRIPQCRTTQNLNKYRTITSLCNNLQNPRLGASNTPFTRWLPSEYEDGVSEPKGFRNQTVNNFWLPLVRQVSNNILSTTDAGVVNDGEFTHMVTLFGQWNDHDLTFTPFSPSIRSFSNGLNCDESCERTEPCIPIRIPPGDPRLPSRPDSCIPAFRSAPVCGTGNSAYNFGGEPNKREQINALTAFLDLSQVYGSEDKLAQFLRDLENDNGLLRVNTEFRDNGRELLPFHPLQVNMCATRRRVTNDTNAREVPCFIAGDVRVDENIALTSIHTLFMREHNRLARELKRLNPHWDSETVYQETRKIMGAYTQVFVFRDYLPHIVGTDAMRRQLGRYPGYNPNTDPSISNVFATAAYRFAHLAIQPVLSRLDANYRENSQFPSVPLFKAFFTPWRVVFEGGIDPLLRGLIGRPAKLNTQDHMMVDALRERLFQFVQHLALDLGSLNMERGRDHGLAGYNAWRRFCGLSQPRNQAQLAQVLNNSDLARRLLQLYGTPENIDVWLGGVAEPFVRGGRVGPLFSCLIATQFQRIRQGDRLWYENPGVFTPSQRAALSTASLSRIICDNTGITSVPTDAFSILSNRNRLVRCSSIRRLNLLPWRERPCSGPGYSCSKNQEDPLDQEDQEDLGGIEDNEVQ, from the exons atgcttctctctgtccttcttgTGCTGGGCATCAGCCTGGTGCCTACTCACTCCAAACCAGCAG GCGAATATCTGGGCAGTCCATTActtaaaagatgttttcaagAGGCAAAAAATCTTGTAGATGATGCCTACACATTCTCCAGAGAAGA GAGTCTGAGACGAGTCCGCAGGGAGGTGGTGAGCCCTCACGACGCCCTTCGTCTAATGAAGCAGCCTCGTGGTGACACACGCTCAGCTGTGAGATCTGCAGACTACATGGCGCAAACCCTCCGTCTGCTGCACGAGAGGGTGCATCGTGTGCACAAGCGCTCACTCAACGCAACAG ATTTGCTCTCTGCAGAGGACTTGAGAAAGCTCTCTGAAATATCTGGGTGTGCAGGTCGAGTCCGCATTCCACAATGCCGCACCACGCAAAATCTGAACAAGTATCGCACAATCACCAGTCTCTGCAACAACCT ACAAAACCCTCGCCTCGGAGCCTCCAACACCCCTTTCACCCGCTGGCTACCATCCGAATATGAGGATGGTGTCTCTGAACCGAAAGGCTTCAGAAACCAAACAGTGAACAACTTCTGGCTCCCACTG GTGCGACAGGTGTCGAACAACATCCTAAGCACAACCGATGCAGGTGTGGTTAACGACGGAGAATTCACTCACATGGTGACCTTGTTTGGCCAATGGAACGATCATGACCTCACCTTCACGCCGTTCTCCCCCAGCATCCGCTCATTCAGCAATGGGCTGAACTGTGACGAGAGCTGTGAGAGAACTGAGCCATGCATCCCCATCAGG ATTCCTCCTGGCGACCCCCGCTTGCCCTCTCGCCCAGACAGCTGCATCCCAGCATTCAGATCTGCTCCTGTTTGCGGAACGGGAAACTCGGCCTATAATTTTGGTGGAGAACCCAACAAGAGAGAGCAGATCAATGCTTTGACAGCCTTCCTGGATCTCAGCCAAGTGTACGGCTCCGAGGATAAACTTGCCCAGTTTCTTCGTGACCTTGAAAACGATAATGGCCTGCTGCGTGTGAACACCGAGTTTAGAGACAATGGGCGTGAGCTGCTGCCCTTCCATCCTCTCCAGGTGAACATGTGTGCCACTCGCAGAAGAGTCACTAACGACACCAACGCCAGAGAGGTACCCTGTTTCATCGCAG gtGATGTCCGCGTGGACGAGAACATCGCTCTGACATCCATTCACACTTTGTTCATGCGTGAGCATAACCGCCTGGCTCGTGAACTGAAGAGACTGAACCCACACTGGGACAGTGAGACCGTTTACCAAGAGACCCGCAAGATCATGGGTGCCTACACACAG gtgtttgtgttcaggGACTATCTGCCACACATTGTGGGCACTGATGCGATGCGCAGACAGCTTGGTCGTTACCCTGGCTACAACCCCAACACTGACCCCAGCATCTCTAACGTCTTTGCGACAGCAGCTTACCGCTTTGCCCACTTGGCTATCCAGCCAGTCTTATCCCGTCTGGATGCAAACTACAGGGAGAACTCCCAGTTCCCCAGTGTCCCCCTGTTCAAGGCCTTCTTCACCCCCTGGAGAGTTGTCTTTGAGG GTGGCATCGACCCTCTGCTGCGTGGTTTGATCGGCCGTCCAGCTAAACTGAACACTCAGGATCACATGATGGTGGATGCTCTGAGGGAGAGGTTGTTCCAGTTTGTGCAGCATCTGGCTTTGGATCTGGGCTCTCTCAACATGGAGAGAGGACGTGACCACGGCTTGGCTG GCTACAATGCCTGGCGCAGGTTCTGTGGCCTCTCACAGCCCAGGAACCAGGCACAGCTTGCTCAGGTCCTGAACAACAGTGACCTGGCTcgcaggctgctgcagctctatGGCACCCCTGAAAACATTGACGTCTGGCTGGGAGGCGTGGCAGAGCCATTTGTCCGTGGTGGCCGCGTGGGGCCTCTGTTTTCCTGCCTCATTGCAACACAGTTCCAGAGGATCCGCCAGGGCGACAG GCTGTGGTATGAGAATCCGGGTGTCTTCACCCCAAGTCAGAGAGCCGCTCTGTCCACAGCCTCCCTGTCCAGGATCATCTGTGACAACACCGGTATCACATCTGTCCCCACTGATGCCTTCAGCATCCTCTCAAACAGGAACAGGCTCGTCCGCTGCTCCAGCATCAGGCGCTTGAACCTGTTACCCTGGAGGGAGAGACCCTGTTCAG GCCCAGGTTATAGCTGTTCTAAA AATCAGGAGGATCCCCTGGACCAAGAGGACCAAGAGGACCTAGGGGGTATCGAGGACAACGAG gTCCAGTAG
- the mpx gene encoding eosinophil peroxidase isoform X1: MLLSVLLVLGISLVPTHSKPAGEYLGSPLLKRCFQEAKNLVDDAYTFSREESLRRVRREVVSPHDALRLMKQPRGDTRSAVRSADYMAQTLRLLHERVHRVHKRSLNATDLLSAEDLRKLSEISGCAGRVRIPQCRTTQNLNKYRTITSLCNNLQNPRLGASNTPFTRWLPSEYEDGVSEPKGFRNQTVNNFWLPLVRQVSNNILSTTDAGVVNDGEFTHMVTLFGQWNDHDLTFTPFSPSIRSFSNGLNCDESCERTEPCIPIRIPPGDPRLPSRPDSCIPAFRSAPVCGTGNSAYNFGGEPNKREQINALTAFLDLSQVYGSEDKLAQFLRDLENDNGLLRVNTEFRDNGRELLPFHPLQVNMCATRRRVTNDTNAREVPCFIAGDVRVDENIALTSIHTLFMREHNRLARELKRLNPHWDSETVYQETRKIMGAYTQVFVFRDYLPHIVGTDAMRRQLGRYPGYNPNTDPSISNVFATAAYRFAHLAIQPVLSRLDANYRENSQFPSVPLFKAFFTPWRVVFEGGIDPLLRGLIGRPAKLNTQDHMMVDALRERLFQFVQHLALDLGSLNMERGRDHGLAGYNAWRRFCGLSQPRNQAQLAQVLNNSDLARRLLQLYGTPENIDVWLGGVAEPFVRGGRVGPLFSCLIATQFQRIRQGDRLWYENPGVFTPSQRAALSTASLSRIICDNTGITSVPTDAFSILSNRNRLVRCSSIRRLNLLPWRERPCSESGGSPGPRGPRGPRGYRGQRGPVGPPGPRGPPGLPAFNLTSSQPQSAFSVRLGEYSSSSEKIIHFQQVIYNKQNLYSTKTGLFTCVIPGVYQFSFLCSSLISARSVDLWRNKELVLRSGSVYQGGRHLSSGDTVLWLEAGDKVWLDAAGGTTGLSTESFFSGHLLFTV, encoded by the exons atgcttctctctgtccttcttgTGCTGGGCATCAGCCTGGTGCCTACTCACTCCAAACCAGCAG GCGAATATCTGGGCAGTCCATTActtaaaagatgttttcaagAGGCAAAAAATCTTGTAGATGATGCCTACACATTCTCCAGAGAAGA GAGTCTGAGACGAGTCCGCAGGGAGGTGGTGAGCCCTCACGACGCCCTTCGTCTAATGAAGCAGCCTCGTGGTGACACACGCTCAGCTGTGAGATCTGCAGACTACATGGCGCAAACCCTCCGTCTGCTGCACGAGAGGGTGCATCGTGTGCACAAGCGCTCACTCAACGCAACAG ATTTGCTCTCTGCAGAGGACTTGAGAAAGCTCTCTGAAATATCTGGGTGTGCAGGTCGAGTCCGCATTCCACAATGCCGCACCACGCAAAATCTGAACAAGTATCGCACAATCACCAGTCTCTGCAACAACCT ACAAAACCCTCGCCTCGGAGCCTCCAACACCCCTTTCACCCGCTGGCTACCATCCGAATATGAGGATGGTGTCTCTGAACCGAAAGGCTTCAGAAACCAAACAGTGAACAACTTCTGGCTCCCACTG GTGCGACAGGTGTCGAACAACATCCTAAGCACAACCGATGCAGGTGTGGTTAACGACGGAGAATTCACTCACATGGTGACCTTGTTTGGCCAATGGAACGATCATGACCTCACCTTCACGCCGTTCTCCCCCAGCATCCGCTCATTCAGCAATGGGCTGAACTGTGACGAGAGCTGTGAGAGAACTGAGCCATGCATCCCCATCAGG ATTCCTCCTGGCGACCCCCGCTTGCCCTCTCGCCCAGACAGCTGCATCCCAGCATTCAGATCTGCTCCTGTTTGCGGAACGGGAAACTCGGCCTATAATTTTGGTGGAGAACCCAACAAGAGAGAGCAGATCAATGCTTTGACAGCCTTCCTGGATCTCAGCCAAGTGTACGGCTCCGAGGATAAACTTGCCCAGTTTCTTCGTGACCTTGAAAACGATAATGGCCTGCTGCGTGTGAACACCGAGTTTAGAGACAATGGGCGTGAGCTGCTGCCCTTCCATCCTCTCCAGGTGAACATGTGTGCCACTCGCAGAAGAGTCACTAACGACACCAACGCCAGAGAGGTACCCTGTTTCATCGCAG gtGATGTCCGCGTGGACGAGAACATCGCTCTGACATCCATTCACACTTTGTTCATGCGTGAGCATAACCGCCTGGCTCGTGAACTGAAGAGACTGAACCCACACTGGGACAGTGAGACCGTTTACCAAGAGACCCGCAAGATCATGGGTGCCTACACACAG gtgtttgtgttcaggGACTATCTGCCACACATTGTGGGCACTGATGCGATGCGCAGACAGCTTGGTCGTTACCCTGGCTACAACCCCAACACTGACCCCAGCATCTCTAACGTCTTTGCGACAGCAGCTTACCGCTTTGCCCACTTGGCTATCCAGCCAGTCTTATCCCGTCTGGATGCAAACTACAGGGAGAACTCCCAGTTCCCCAGTGTCCCCCTGTTCAAGGCCTTCTTCACCCCCTGGAGAGTTGTCTTTGAGG GTGGCATCGACCCTCTGCTGCGTGGTTTGATCGGCCGTCCAGCTAAACTGAACACTCAGGATCACATGATGGTGGATGCTCTGAGGGAGAGGTTGTTCCAGTTTGTGCAGCATCTGGCTTTGGATCTGGGCTCTCTCAACATGGAGAGAGGACGTGACCACGGCTTGGCTG GCTACAATGCCTGGCGCAGGTTCTGTGGCCTCTCACAGCCCAGGAACCAGGCACAGCTTGCTCAGGTCCTGAACAACAGTGACCTGGCTcgcaggctgctgcagctctatGGCACCCCTGAAAACATTGACGTCTGGCTGGGAGGCGTGGCAGAGCCATTTGTCCGTGGTGGCCGCGTGGGGCCTCTGTTTTCCTGCCTCATTGCAACACAGTTCCAGAGGATCCGCCAGGGCGACAG GCTGTGGTATGAGAATCCGGGTGTCTTCACCCCAAGTCAGAGAGCCGCTCTGTCCACAGCCTCCCTGTCCAGGATCATCTGTGACAACACCGGTATCACATCTGTCCCCACTGATGCCTTCAGCATCCTCTCAAACAGGAACAGGCTCGTCCGCTGCTCCAGCATCAGGCGCTTGAACCTGTTACCCTGGAGGGAGAGACCCTGTTCAG AATCAGGAGGATCCCCTGGACCAAGAGGACCAAGAGGACCTAGGGGGTATCGAGGACAACGAG gTCCAGTAGGACCCCCTGGCCCAAGAGGCCCTCCAGGACTGCCAGCATTCAACTTGACTTCCTCTCAGCCGCAATCTGCCTTCTCTGTCCGCTTGGGCGAGTACAGCTCCTCCTCCGAGAAAATCATTCATTTCCAACAGGTCATCTACAACAAACAGAACCTTTACAGCACTAAGACTGGCCTGTTCACATGCGTCATCCCCGGTGTCTATCAGTTCAGCTTCCTCTGCTCGTCCCTCATCAGTGCCAGAAGTGTGGACCTGTGGCGTAACAAAGAGCTGGTGCTGCGCAGTGGCAGCGTGTATCAGGGAGGACGCCACTTGTCATCAGGGGACACTGTGCTGTGGCTGGAGGCGGGAGACAAAGTGTGGCTGGATGCCGCCGGCGGGACCACCGGCCTGAGCACTGAAAGCTTCTTCTCGGGACACCTGCTCTTCACTGTGTGA